A window of Purpureocillium takamizusanense chromosome 13, complete sequence genomic DNA:
TCGACGGCCGCATATGCCGGGCCTGTGACGCAGAAGGATGCGTCGTGCCTGAAGAGCTGCCTGGACTGGCAGAAGATCTCCTCTTCTGTCGCCGGCGATGCGACGTGGAACGACCTGATCGACCCGTACAACCTGCGCATTCCCTTTGTCCCCAACACGGTCGTTGCGGTCAAGAAGGCCTCTGAGGTCTCAGCCGCGCTCAAGTGCGTGCGCCAGTGTGGTGACTTCAAGGTGTGTACATAGCTCGCGATGGCCCGTCTTCGAGATCCGGCCATGTATATGCCTGCACGTGCGGTCCAGTCTAGTTTCTAACAGCACGCGAAATAGGTCCAAgctcgtggtggtggtcactCGTATGGCAACTTTGGCCTCGGTGGCCGCAacggcagcgtcgtcatcgacctcgccgggctCAACAAGGTGaccgtccgcgccgacggcacggctgacatcgagggcggcctgcgtcTTGGCAACGTCGACCTTGCCCTCTGGGACCAGGGCAAGCGGGCGATGAGCCACGGCACCTGCGCTGGTGTCGGCATCGGAGGACACAGCACGCACGGCGGTTATGGATTCGACTCCCGTATCTGGGGCCTGGCCCTGGACCACATCCTGGACGTCgatctcgtcctcgctgacGGCACGGAGCTCACCGCGTCTGCCAAGGCCAACAGCGACCTCTTCTGGGCTGTCCGAGGAGCTGCCGactccatcgccatcgtcaccaagTTCCACGTCCGTACGCAGGCCGCGCCCGAGTCCCTGGTGTACTGGACCTACGATATCCCGGGCGTGATCAAGGATGTTGCGACTTCGGTGGCGGCCTTTGAGCACATCCAGGACTTTGCTCTCAACGCGACCGTCCaggaccgccgcctcgcatGGGGCTGGTACCATGACTCTTCCGCTTTTGCCCTCCGCGGCAAGTTCTTCGGCTCCCTGGCCGAGTTCAACAGCAAGATTGCTcccgagctgctgcgcggcctgCCCACGCCGACCAAGTCTGACATTCGGGCAGTCGGCTGGCTCGACAGCCAGTCGCTCTACCACAGCGGCACCCTGAACCACAGCACCCTGGCGCAGCCCAACCAGCCTGGCAAGTACCACGAGCACGACAACATGTATGCCAAGTCGATTGTTACGCCTGAGCGCTTCACCAAGGAGGCCCTCACCAGCTTCTTCACCTACACGTCCAccgccaagaaggccaacTGGTACAGCATCGGCAACCTCTATGGCGGCCCGGACAGCCAGATTAACATTTACGACGAGAACTGGTCGTCGTACAAGGACCGCGACTCGCTGTTTGTCATCCAGAACGTCGGCTccgtcctgccgccgccctttgACGACTCGCTCAAGCCCTTCCTCAAGGGAATGAACGAGGCCATCACCAAGAAGATGCCCAACACCCAATTCAGCGCCTACACCAACTACATTGACCCCGAGCTCAcccccgccgaggcccatgaGCTGTACTATGGCCAGAAGATCTACTCCAAGCTGCTTTCCATTAAGAAGACTGTCGACACGGCCGGTACTTTCTACAACCCGCTTGCGATTGGTGCTTAAGCGCCCAGCCGTCATTTTAAAGTTCCAGAGGGTAGCGGACCAAAGATTTGAGTTTCCGGGGCCGCGCGGAGTGGAGGGTTGGAGGGTACATATTTAGAATTTACGAGCAAGCCAAATACATAGCGATCAGTATTGCAGTCAATCGACTCCATGTCCAATTGGAATGAGTACGTCACTGACGAATGAGTACCATCAAATATTCACTCAATCTCACGGAACACTGTGTAAAGTACAAGAAGCCGTTTGCACGGCGATTCATGTTCATGGACATGCGCATCTACATAAGTCCCTCAACTGTTTCAACTCGATGCAAACTGAGCGCCCGCGAACAATGTCAAAGTTGGCCTCCCAAATTGCAACACGCCAATGCAATCATGTACTGGAGCTGAAAGGGCTCCGCACACCTCATCCATGTACTCTCTCATCATGCTTTCGTGCCCGCATATGATCGCGACACTGCCCAAAGCAGTCTGAGCTCCCCAacatctgctgctgcccgaccCCATCCATGTTCATGCTTCGTTGTTGTCGGCTCTCCCGTCACTTCTCGCAGCCTCGCTTCTCGCTTCACTCCTGCGCCTGACCTCCTGTCGGTAGTCTTGCGTGTCCCAGTGGCCCGAGCGGATCGCGCTGACGTGACGGACGTACATGGTGTCGatctcctcgagcgtgcGGTCCTTGGACtcgatgacgaagaagaagacgatgacgacgagagccgcgcagcagccagcaaAGACGAGACCGTACAGGTAATCGATCGCGTCGGTGATGAAACGTGTGCTAAACGGAGTCATTAGTCAATGGAATGGAAACACAGCGCATGCGCTCTAGTGTTAGACTTACAAGAAGGAGATGAGAAAGTTCCAGAGCCAGTTCGAGGCCGTGGCAAGACCCATGCAGGTGCTGCGATAGCGCAGAGGATACAGCTCGGCATTGACGGTCCAGACAAGAGGGCCCCAACTGACGGCGAACGCTGCGATGGCCAGGCAGGAGAACGTGACGAGAGCAGAGCCTGCCTTGGGGGTTCGCATGGGATCCTCGTTGTCGAGCGCAAAGTGGCCGACAAAGGCGTAGACACTGATGAGACGGGGTCAGTCATGAACATTGACAAGGCGTTTTCCCTAGCGGTAAAACTTACAGGAAGCACATCATCATCCAGGCGGCACCAATCATGAGAATGGGTCGGCGGCCAAAGCGCTTGATGATCCAAAGTCCAATGACGGTGCAGAACACGTTGACGGATCCCAGGATGATCTGCGTGGTGTAGCTGTTGCTGATGCCGGTCGCGGCGAAGACGGTCGTGCCGAAGTAGAAGAAGAAGTTGGCGCCAgtgagctgctggccggcctggAGAACAATACCGAGTGTCGTGCGGTACATCATGCGCGGGCCGGTGAAGATTTCGCTGAATTGGAACGCCTTTTGGCTTTCATTCTCCTGCTCGAGCTTCTGGTGGATATCGTCAATCTGGTGGTTGACGCCGTCGGAGTGAGGGGGCAGGCCGGAGAGGCGCGCAATGGTATCGcgagcctcgtcgacgcgtcCCTTGCCGTAGGCGTATCGCGGGCTCTCGGGCAGGAAGAGGATGCCGACTCCGAGGATCAGGGCCCACGCGAAGGAGAGGCCGTTGGGGATGCGCcacgcggcgctgctggccttgGACTCGGTGCCCCAGTTGACCATTTCCGCGGTCCAGATGCCCAGGGTGATGAGCAGCTGGTAGGAGGAGATGATGACGCCGCGGATCACGGCCGGCGTGCTCTCGCCCTGGTACATggggacgacgaccgacAGCGAGCCGATGCTGAGACCGCTaacgaggcggccgacggcgaacTGGACCCAGTGGTGCGACGACGATATCTCGATGATGGTTCCGATGCAGgtgaagaaggccgaggcggagatgGTGATTCGACGACCGACGGTGTCAGCCATTTTtcccgcgacgagggcgccgaagagggcgccgacactgagcaggccgacgatTGTGCCTtgccgggcggcgctgaAGGTGTAGGAGCCATCGCTCTGCAGCTCGCCGAAGCGTTCGGCATAGTCTCGcatcaagaagaagccgGAGATTTGACCACTGCGCGTCCCATTGTTAGCCTCAAGGTTTCGTCCGCGAGGGGGGGCGCATAACTGGCGCCAGGCTGAATGGAGCTCGTCGTTAGCAAGCAGAGAGGTGGTCTTCTTACCTGATGTATCCGAAGATGAAGCCACCGATactggcgacggcgcccagggcgcaagcaagcagggtGATTTTCTGCTCCGCGAGGGCATTGCCGTTAACCTTGCTGTTGGGAACGCCATCGATGGGGCCATCTTTGGGCGGGTGGCCGTTGCTATGATGGGAGGACAAGCCATCCTCCCTCTTCTTGAAGAGCCCCATGATTTGTTTTCTCTACAATGCTGGGTTTGAGGGGATCAATGTGGTAGGGTAGATGGACGGGGTGTAGGAAGGAGTCAAGTTAAAAGTTGTCCCACGGGGATCAAAGTCCAAGACGGGATGTTACTGTGGGAGCCAGGaatcgaggaggagggaccGGTCCCCGAGATGAACTGCTGCAAAAAAAACCACTTATATTTATTGGAACGCCAGGCGGCAGAGAGTGTAACCAAACTCCAAGCTAATACCAGACCGTTGCCGGCGTAGGCGAAAGTATGTCCATGGGGGGGCTCCACGCACCGCCCACgacgcagcacagcaccgcaCACACGGTCGACtctcgagcggcggcggcggccttggatCAGGTGTCGTCATCAGATGTGTGAAAAACCTAGACGGGGGATCCGGGGGGCCGAGAGGCCACCGCCCccggtgcagcagcaccaccagcaggagCATTAGCAGCAACGGGAGACAAGCCGGAGCTAGTCATCACGAGACATTCAAAGCAAATGGGCCGAACATGACAGGCGATTCTCAAGGTGTTGCCACGGGGTTATTAGCATTTTTCCAGTCATGTGGTTTGTGTTTTCTGCGTCTCCCCCAGGGGGTGCCCGCGGCCGCTGTTCAACGGCTTGGCGGGACCGGagcggccatggacgagggtTGCTCGGAGTTTCCCAGTCTGGTTGAACTGCCGTGAACCAGGACAGGACCCGGGCCCGCTTCCCTCTGCCTCTTCTGCCAAGGCGTCAAAGCCTACTACTACACGGCAAACGTCGAGTTGTTGAGTGAGGGTCGATGACGGAAAGGGGGGCAATGTCCGTctgtcctgctgctgctactagCACGTTTGTTGACTGACCATTGTGacgatggtgctgctgcctgtCCGTTTGTTGAGCAGCCGGCGTGGAGCCCCGGACGGGCTACGCTACATTTTGATGTATGTTTACAACCCGTGCGTGCATCGTGAGGAACTGGATCCAGAAAGCGTCGCAGGATAAGAAGCGCCCCGACGCAACCGCTTGTGTTCCATCGCAGTCGCCCGCaatttttattttttttgTTTGTTTGGCCCTCGCAAAGAAAGAGACCCCCCCCTAAACAGGGCGGGCTGTTTCCCACAGAAGGACCGATGATCGAACACGGCCGGTGGGGTCCGGGACCGGTAGCGGACCCATTGGGGCAACGGGTTGGGAAATGCCGCATCGATCCGAAGATCTGAGAGAAGCCCTGCATCCGGATGAGCCGACGCCGGTGCGCCACCCAGTCATGGACAGCAAGCCCgtccgccgtggcgccggcggcggcgttgcggcTCGCTGTGGAACCTGCAGCACGCACAGGacaaagaagaagatgaagaagagaaTCGTCAACGTCCATCCGGTAGGCTCGCAGTGCCTCGCCTCCCCCGGGGGTACCGGTTGCCCATTTCTTTCCCGTAAGGCGGAGGCAGCACACGTGGTGGGAAAAAGCTGATGGACGCCTGACGTCTGGGTGTGGGCGTGGCGTGACATACCGAGCtttgttgttgctgttgttgttgttattgtcCTTTCacgtgcggcggctgggcgcAGTCATGTCCTTTGCCATCATGTCGCGCGACTCAAGggaggcaaggcaggcacaCGAGCACTGACTCCAACCATCATGCCTGGGTTTCCATTCCCAACACCCTGGCTCTCTGCATGGGTTCCacccggccatggcccgctgACAGAGGAAGAACGGCTACACGGTACTACTgcgtagtaacttagtactagtagtagcacTGGCTACGAGCTTGCAATTCCTGACGTGCCCGTAGTAGGCGTGTTcgcgtgccgccgtcgtcttcccgTCAAGCTCGCTTGGCCCGTCGTCCCCAACCCTAATGCGGGACGATGGCTGCATCTCCGGACTTGTTGAAGCGAAGCTGCCACCAGACGGAGCTCACACATCCCTCATTAGGCCCGACCGTTGATGAGGCGTACGTACAGCTGGAAGAACGCATCATGACGTAACATGCCATTGAGGCTCAATTCGTTTCCCCGGGTGGGTTTATTGCTGCATGGGTATACATGTcgtccctctctctcgcatTCTCGTCGGACCGACTTCCACTTCGTTGCAGTCACATGGCACAGTCGCGCTCCGGTATATGTCGCCCAGCTTCATGCCCCCGGCGATGGAACGTACGAGGCAGCGTAGGTACGTACGCGCATATGTATGTGCATACATGCCGTAAGTCTCGCAAAGCGGCCCTGTCTCTTCCTTCACCGGCACATGCATGCACGTCGCCGATCGCTCGTCCGCAGCCGTAACCTAGTACTGTACGTACAACTACCACTAGCGACTGGCTACTAGTGCCAGACGAGCCCCAGGGGAGGCGCTGGGCAAATCAACATGCGTCGTATGATCTTGGCAGTCCGCGGTGCGGGCCCTTCATTGTGCTTGCCCCCCTGCAAGAATCGTGCTGGAAGCACAATGCCGTGGGGCCACTCCGGCAGCTCCAACAAGTGCCCGTCGCTCGGCGCAATATGAAAACCCTGGGCTGGGgccaccatcgtcactgACCCGCCGCTTGTTGATACGTACGTGGTAGTAGAACTAGTAACGTTAGCAGTTAGTACGTCGTTGTACTGGTAGTGGTGAGCGATGCGGGTCTTCACCGAGATGGAGGTGGTATGTTGAGCCCACTGCCGCGCGACGAAGCAACAGGCTGGGCCTTCTTCACCTTGGTTTCGGTCAAATTGGTGGGAAACACATCTTGGTGAAACGGCATACTGTTGGAAACCACGGGTTGGTCCTGTCACGCGATGTCGGTCAAGATTGAACGGAAGAAACGCCTCGACGTTTCGAGGCCACGATTCCCGGGGTGGCCAATGGATTATCTTCCCAACCCTCAACCCCATAATACCGTTGCAGTCTGGCAGATTTCTTCAGGCGACCAGCACGGAGAGCCATGACCTCCTCATTTCGCTTGTTCTCTCCATTGTACCTGCGCCGGCGATCAGACCGAGCTGTAGCTAGAAGCGACTGCGACACTGCCCCCGTTACATGTACCTGCAGTCGGAGTAGTATCCAGTTTCGTGCAGGAGAGACTCTTATCCCCCGATAGATGACCATGGGGTCCCCGGCATTGTCCCCGCGCTTGTGAGACCGCCTGTGTCTCCTCTCAGCTGAGCCAGCTAACGTTACTTTATAGTCTTGCGTGCTGAGTTCGATGGTCAGGGACAGTGTAGGGTAGGCATCTCTATCGTTGCATGAGGGCGACAGGACCGCCTTGAATGCTAGGGTGTATCGCATTTTCCTACGTATCGTAACGTTATCTTGCCAAATTTCATGTACGTATATGTCATGGCACATGTTAAGCTCATTGAGTACTGGAGCCTCGGCAAGACACTGTTGTTGCGGTTCCTTGCTTCCACGTTGACGCTCTCATCATTGGGGCCGTGTGTCCCCCGTGTAAATTCGCTCCCTTACGGGTTGAGAGCCGGGGCCGGACAGGTCATTCATTCGTGCAATTGACATTAAGTTCCCGTCCATTCATCTAAAAGACATGGCTATCGGAAGAACACGCTACCAAACCAGATGAAGATCGCGTCGCCGCAGCGCATTGTCGACCAGGCTAATGTTGACGTTCTTGGTCGTGCAGCCCGTCGAGTTGaagtcgcccgccagcacgCTCTGCAGAAActtggccgcgcccgccagcccgttGACAAACTCGGTGGTgtggctgccggcgccgttcCTGACGTAGCTGATGGTGGCGCCGACGTTGCAGAACCTCTGGACGAGCGCGTCCGTCTCGTTGACGGGGCTGATCTCGTCCTGCACAGCCTTGTACACGTAGAGCGGCATCTGCGGCACGCCGTGGTAGCCCATCTGCCCGTCGCTGTTGatgacgcgctgcgcgacgggcgagtAGACGAGGTCGAAGCCGTTCTTGAAGTAGTCGGAGATGTTGTGGTTGGCAAACGCCACGGCCGACTCGCTGAGGGTGTAGttctccgccgccaggaACCCCGTCTTGTTGAACTCGCCGTCCGTCTTGAGGTTGTCCTCGACGTACTTGCGCAGCTCGGGGAACTGGCTCGCCAGGCCGAGGATGCCCGAGGggacgagcccgacgccgacggtgccCTCGACGGACAGCATCACGGACGTCACGTTGGGCGTCAgcccgccgagcgcggcgcccgcaaaGTCCAGCTCCGGGGCGTACTGCACGGCGAGCTCCGCGGCCCATTCGCTCgccagggcgccgcccgagtATCCCCACATGGCATACCGGGCGTCGGGAGCCAGGCCGAAggacgccgcgcgcaccgccCGGACCGAGTCGAGCGTGGCGTGTCCCGACATGACGCCCGCCGTAAAGGAACCGAGGGGGCCCTCGTAGTCGGGCACGCTGACGAACCAGCtctggccgagggcggccgcgATGTCCCCCGGCGGGTTCTTGTAGAGCGCGTATGACGGACtggcatcgacgtcggccgaGTCGTAGGGGATCTGGTACGAGAGCAGCGCCTTGCcccatgtcgacgaggcggcggcggtgccgttggACGTCTTTGGCACGAACAGCGTGGTGACGGCCCACGTCGGCTTGTAGTGACTGTCCGTCGTGCGGTATAGGATGTTGTACGCCGCGGAGCAGTTGCCGACGACCTGGGTGAGGTTCCCCGGGGCAGGTCGGATGCGGAGGATCTGTCCGGGCTCGCCCGAGGCaaaggacggcggcgccgtgtaCCACGGATCCTCCTTCGGCGCGAGGGGCCCCTTTTCGCTGACCGCGCGAGGCTccaacgaggaggagaaccGGGGATACGAAGCTGACGCGACACTggtcagcgtcgccgcggcgacgagaacGCTCGGTAAGaacaccatggcggcgggtatgatgctgctgctgctggaggtcTGGTGGTTTCGCCGTGCAAGGGTCGCTGGAGGAGCACGTCTACGAGCCCACCACGGGCATCACGACTTATAAGCCATAAGCCGTCCGCCCGCATGACGAGGTGGGCAAGGGCCATCCGGCGGTGGACTTCGTCGCCATCCATCAATCACCCCCGCACCACGTCGGCCAAGAGCGCTGAGCCTCGGGAcggcacgtacgtacgcTTTGACGTCATGACGATGGTGCGCACCCAGCGTAGCGAACCTCCAGTCCAGGGATTTAGCCGCGCCCGATGCAACCGGGAAGAGCGGGGGAGAGGCGaacaaaaagaaaaaggcaAGTGTTGGAGACTTGGAGTCGTGGCACTAACGTTAGCAGTAGGCACGCGAGCCGTCTGATCCAAgcgaggcccgcggcgggctctCGGACGAGTGAGAATCCCCGTGGGTTTGACCAGTTAGTCCAGTAGGTAGCTTTGTCTGTCTCGCTACGTGCCTtgctgcctggctggctggcggtgaTGCCCGAGTCCTTTGACCGCGGGAGGCAATCGCCTGTAGGTCCATCGCGTTAGTGGTGATACCCCGGCCGGGCGATGCCATCCGTTTGCCAATCCCCGGGCTACCACTCGCCGCGGGGAatggcggacgaggtcgccgtcgcctcgtaGGAACATGGGCCGAATCGATTCTTGGAAtagggcgagcgggcgggtggcgggaggaggaggatgctgGACGATTCGGGCGTTGGTGGTCATGGTTGCTTCCGATGCGGCTTCGCGGAACATGGCCGGGGTCTGgtctgctcgacgtcgaaTCAACGAATATGCTTCTTCGCCCCGGC
This region includes:
- a CDS encoding uncharacterized protein (COG:O~EggNog:ENOG503NX27~SECRETED:SignalP(1-18~SECRETED:cutsite=AYA-GP~SECRETED:prob=0.9303)), with protein sequence MKGTAAVLISALSTAAYAGPVTQKDASCLKSCLDWQKISSSVAGDATWNDLIDPYNLRIPFVPNTVVAVKKASEVSAALKCVRQCGDFKVQARGGGHSYGNFGLGGRNGSVVIDLAGLNKVTVRADGTADIEGGLRLGNVDLALWDQGKRAMSHGTCAGVGIGGHSTHGGYGFDSRIWGLALDHILDVDLVLADGTELTASAKANSDLFWAVRGAADSIAIVTKFHVRTQAAPESLVYWTYDIPGVIKDVATSVAAFEHIQDFALNATVQDRRLAWGWYHDSSAFALRGKFFGSLAEFNSKIAPELLRGLPTPTKSDIRAVGWLDSQSLYHSGTLNHSTLAQPNQPGKYHEHDNMYAKSIVTPERFTKEALTSFFTYTSTAKKANWYSIGNLYGGPDSQINIYDENWSSYKDRDSLFVIQNVGSVLPPPFDDSLKPFLKGMNEAITKKMPNTQFSAYTNYIDPELTPAEAHELYYGQKIYSKLLSIKKTVDTAGTFYNPLAIGA
- the HXT5_4 gene encoding hexose transporter hxt5, variant 2 (EggNog:ENOG503NU51~TransMembrane:10 (i44-65o95-115i127-144o150-174i181-200o220-239i312-337o343-364i371-390o410-432i)~COG:P), with the protein product MACPPIIATATRPKMAPSMAFPTARLTAMPSRSRKSPCLLAPWAPSPVSVASSSDTSGKKTTSLLANDELHSAWRQLCAPPRGRNLEANNGTRSGQISGFFLMRDYAERFGELQSDGSYTFSAARQGTIVGLLSVGALFGALVAGKMADTVGRRITISASAFFTCIGTIIEISSSHHWVQFAVGRLVSGLSIGSLSVVVPMYQGESTPAVIRGVIISSYQLLITLGIWTAEMVNWGTESKASSAAWRIPNGLSFAWALILGVGILFLPESPRYAYGKGRVDEARDTIARLSGLPPHSDGVNHQIDDIHQKLEQENESQKAFQFSEIFTGPRMMYRTTLGIVLQAGQQLTGANFFFYFGTTVFAATGISNSYTTQIILGSVNVFCTVIGLWIIKRFGRRPILMIGAAWMMMCFLVYAFVGHFALDNEDPMRTPKAGSALVTFSCLAIAAFAVSWGPLVWTVNAELYPLRYRSTCMGLATASNWLWNFLISFFTRFITDAIDYLYGLVFAGCCAALVVIVFFFVIESKDRTLEEIDTMYVRHVSAIRSGHWDTQDYRQEVRRRSEARSEAARSDGRADNNEA
- a CDS encoding uncharacterized protein (EggNog:ENOG503Q3PU~COG:I~SECRETED:SignalP(1-20~SECRETED:cutsite=ASA-SY~SECRETED:prob=0.5632)), whose amino-acid sequence is MVFLPSVLVAAATLTSVASASYPRFSSSLEPRAVSEKGPLAPKEDPWYTAPPSFASGEPGQILRIRPAPGNLTQVVGNCSAAYNILYRTTDSHYKPTWAVTTLFVPKTSNGTAAASSTWGKALLSYQIPYDSADVDASPSYALYKNPPGDIAAALGQSWFVSVPDYEGPLGSFTAGVMSGHATLDSVRAVRAASFGLAPDARYAMWGYSGGALASEWAAELAVQYAPELDFAGAALGGLTPNVTSVMLSVEGTVGVGLVPSGILGLASQFPELRKYVEDNLKTDGEFNKTGFLAAENYTLSESAVAFANHNISDYFKNGFDLVYSPVAQRVINSDGQMGYHGVPQMPLYVYKAVQDEISPVNETDALVQRFCNVGATISYVRNGAGSHTTEFVNGLAGAAKFLQSVLAGDFNSTGCTTKNVNISLVDNALRRRDLHLVW
- the HXT5_4 gene encoding hexose transporter hxt5 (TransMembrane:11 (n38-45c53/54o123-143i155-172o178-202i209-228o248-267i340-365o371-392i399-418o438-460i472-495o501-523i)~EggNog:ENOG503NU51~COG:P), whose amino-acid sequence is MGLFKKREDGLSSHHSNGHPPKDGPIDGVPNSKVNGNALAEQKITLLACALGAVASIGGFIFGYISGQISGFFLMRDYAERFGELQSDGSYTFSAARQGTIVGLLSVGALFGALVAGKMADTVGRRITISASAFFTCIGTIIEISSSHHWVQFAVGRLVSGLSIGSLSVVVPMYQGESTPAVIRGVIISSYQLLITLGIWTAEMVNWGTESKASSAAWRIPNGLSFAWALILGVGILFLPESPRYAYGKGRVDEARDTIARLSGLPPHSDGVNHQIDDIHQKLEQENESQKAFQFSEIFTGPRMMYRTTLGIVLQAGQQLTGANFFFYFGTTVFAATGISNSYTTQIILGSVNVFCTVIGLWIIKRFGRRPILMIGAAWMMMCFLVYAFVGHFALDNEDPMRTPKAGSALVTFSCLAIAAFAVSWGPLVWTVNAELYPLRYRSTCMGLATASNWLWNFLISFL